The following proteins are co-located in the Opitutaceae bacterium genome:
- a CDS encoding aspartate/glutamate racemase family protein, which translates to MKKTLALIHTSATLVPVFQQLTKAKLASVETFNIVDDSLVRQIGAKGGITPDISARVAAYIGSAASGGADHILVTCSSIGPAVEEAAPTVRVPVLRVDQPMADRAVRTGRRIGVIATLPTTLTPTADLVRRRAAAAGREMELTSRLCDGAFDALMAGDAQKHDTIVAAALRELSRSVDVIVLAQASMARVVDTLTESEKRVPILASPPLAIEYLATVL; encoded by the coding sequence ATGAAGAAGACCCTCGCTCTCATTCACACCTCGGCGACGCTTGTCCCCGTTTTTCAGCAACTGACGAAGGCGAAGCTCGCGTCGGTGGAGACCTTCAACATTGTCGACGACAGCCTCGTGCGGCAGATCGGTGCGAAGGGAGGCATTACGCCGGACATCTCGGCGCGCGTCGCGGCGTACATTGGATCCGCGGCGTCGGGTGGAGCCGACCATATCCTTGTCACTTGCTCCTCGATCGGACCCGCGGTGGAGGAGGCGGCCCCGACGGTGAGGGTTCCCGTGCTGCGGGTGGACCAGCCGATGGCGGATCGCGCCGTGCGGACGGGACGCCGCATCGGGGTGATCGCCACCCTGCCGACCACGCTGACCCCGACGGCGGATCTGGTCAGGCGCCGCGCCGCGGCGGCGGGCAGGGAAATGGAACTGACCTCGCGACTCTGTGACGGTGCGTTCGATGCACTGATGGCCGGCGACGCGCAGAAACACGACACGATTGTTGCTGCGGCGCTTCGCGAGCTTTCGCGTTCAGTTGATGTGATTGTGCTGGCCCAGGCCTCGATGGCGCGTGTGGTCGACACTCTGACCGAATCAGAGAAGCGGGTGCCGATCCTCGCCAGTCCGCCGCTCGCGATCGAATACCTGGCAACCGTATTGTGA
- a CDS encoding four-carbon acid sugar kinase family protein gives MLRLAYLADDFTGATDALETLARAGLRTRLFLRAPAADECRGLDGVGVAALSRSLSPDAMETELRPAFTALRALSPRHVHYKVCSTFDSSPAVGSIGRAIEIGAEVFGTAVVPVLVAAPALGRYCAFGNLFARYGIGSAGIIHRLDRHPSISRHPVTPMTEADLVVHLGRQTTLPIGLLDFRALENDASSAWAGLRTSGSRIVLIDGLNAAHLLHAGELLENLPGATRFVVGSSGVGAALCSYWTSEGMLVPPSEHQRAESQGPLLAVSGSCSPVTAGQVEWARGNGFEIVDADPNHPDAVSTLEQVVDGLRRGRHVIACTHTGRAEVHVGAEKLGAGLGRLARAAIAAAGVGRLVVAGGDTSSYAARTLGIESLEMAAPLSPGAPLCRAHATDSPVDGMLVNFKGGQVGAPDYFGQAAGGTASGPVRGTES, from the coding sequence ATGCTGCGACTGGCCTATCTTGCGGATGACTTCACGGGCGCAACCGATGCGCTCGAGACGCTCGCCCGCGCGGGATTGAGGACGAGGCTCTTCCTGCGCGCGCCGGCAGCGGACGAGTGCCGCGGTCTCGATGGCGTGGGAGTCGCGGCACTTTCGCGATCGCTGTCACCGGATGCGATGGAGACGGAACTGCGCCCTGCATTCACCGCGTTGCGGGCGTTGTCGCCGCGGCATGTGCACTACAAGGTCTGCTCGACGTTCGATTCCTCGCCCGCGGTTGGAAGCATTGGCCGTGCGATTGAGATCGGCGCCGAGGTTTTCGGCACCGCCGTGGTCCCGGTGCTTGTGGCCGCACCCGCACTGGGACGGTACTGCGCCTTTGGGAATCTATTCGCGCGATATGGCATTGGAAGCGCGGGCATTATCCACCGGTTGGATCGTCACCCATCCATCAGCCGGCATCCGGTGACACCCATGACCGAGGCGGATCTGGTCGTGCATCTGGGGCGTCAGACAACCCTGCCGATCGGATTGCTCGATTTCAGGGCGCTTGAGAACGATGCATCATCGGCTTGGGCGGGGCTGCGGACTTCGGGCAGCAGGATCGTCCTGATCGACGGATTGAACGCGGCGCATCTGCTTCACGCGGGAGAGCTCCTCGAGAATCTTCCCGGTGCAACGCGATTTGTTGTGGGTTCTTCGGGTGTCGGAGCGGCGTTGTGTTCGTATTGGACGTCTGAAGGAATGCTTGTGCCACCATCCGAGCATCAACGTGCAGAGTCGCAGGGACCGCTGCTCGCTGTGTCGGGAAGCTGTTCGCCGGTTACTGCTGGGCAGGTGGAATGGGCGCGGGGCAATGGTTTTGAAATTGTCGACGCCGATCCCAATCATCCTGACGCTGTGAGCACGCTTGAGCAGGTCGTGGATGGTCTTCGCCGTGGCAGGCATGTGATCGCCTGCACCCACACAGGACGGGCGGAGGTGCATGTCGGCGCGGAGAAACTCGGAGCGGGACTTGGCCGCCTTGCGCGTGCGGCGATCGCAGCAGCGGGTGTTGGACGCCTTGTGGTGGCGGGAGGAGACACCTCAAGCTACGCCGCGCGGACCCTGGGCATTGAGTCGCTCGAGATGGCCGCGCCGCTGTCGCCCGGCGCGCCGCTCTGCCGGGCGCATGCGACCGATTCACCGGTCGACGGGATGCTGGTGAACTTCAAGGGCGGGCAGGTCGGGGCGCCTGACTATTTCGGACAGGCGGCTGGTGGCACTGCCTCCGGGCCGGTGCGGGGGACTGAATCCTAA
- a CDS encoding ribulose 1,5-bisphosphate carboxylase has product MDRVTATYLIETGFPVEQAAATLAGEQSSGTFVAVPGETKELKARFAARVESIVMRECVGEPSLPTGRHAAARYQRAEVVVSWSMENFGTNLPTLVSTLQGNLYELAQFSGLKLLNFSVPPAFAVAFRGPAFGVEGCRKLVAVKGRPLIGTIIKPSIGLSPAETAEMVEELVGADIDFIKDDELMANPPHSPLDERVDAVMKVIHRHADRTGRKAMYAFNISDECDAMERHYDKVLAAGGTCVMLSINSVGLSAVKRICDRGRLAIHGHRNGWGMLNRHPLLGIEFPAYQKLWRLAGVDQLHVNGIANKFWESDDSVVRSIESCLAPEPLGRPLLPVVSSGQWGGQAPETWRRTRTVDLLYMAGGGVQAHPDGPAAGVRALRKWWDAAVEGMTMAEAASKHPELAKSVAKFGRH; this is encoded by the coding sequence ATGGATCGCGTCACCGCCACCTATCTGATCGAGACGGGGTTCCCGGTTGAGCAGGCTGCCGCCACTCTGGCCGGCGAGCAGTCCTCAGGCACGTTTGTGGCTGTGCCGGGGGAGACCAAGGAATTGAAGGCGCGCTTTGCCGCGCGTGTGGAGTCGATCGTGATGCGCGAGTGCGTTGGCGAGCCGTCCCTGCCGACAGGCCGCCACGCCGCCGCGCGCTACCAGCGGGCGGAGGTGGTCGTGTCGTGGTCGATGGAAAACTTCGGCACCAACCTGCCCACGCTGGTTTCAACACTTCAGGGCAATCTCTACGAACTCGCGCAGTTCTCCGGACTCAAGCTCCTCAATTTCAGCGTGCCTCCCGCCTTTGCCGTCGCGTTTCGAGGTCCGGCGTTTGGTGTCGAAGGTTGCAGAAAACTCGTCGCGGTGAAGGGCCGTCCGCTCATCGGCACCATCATCAAGCCGAGCATCGGGCTTTCTCCGGCGGAGACGGCGGAGATGGTGGAGGAACTCGTCGGCGCGGACATCGATTTCATCAAGGACGATGAGCTGATGGCGAATCCTCCTCACTCGCCCTTGGATGAGCGGGTGGACGCCGTGATGAAGGTCATCCACCGCCATGCGGATCGCACGGGTCGCAAGGCGATGTACGCGTTCAACATCAGCGATGAATGCGATGCGATGGAGCGACACTATGACAAGGTCCTCGCCGCGGGCGGAACCTGCGTGATGCTCAGCATCAACAGCGTCGGCCTGAGCGCCGTGAAGCGGATCTGCGATCGCGGGCGGCTCGCCATCCACGGTCATCGCAATGGCTGGGGCATGCTCAACCGCCACCCGCTGCTCGGCATTGAGTTTCCGGCGTATCAGAAGCTCTGGCGACTCGCGGGGGTCGACCAGCTTCATGTGAACGGCATTGCGAACAAGTTCTGGGAATCGGACGATTCCGTTGTTCGATCGATTGAATCCTGCCTTGCGCCGGAACCGCTCGGACGGCCTTTGCTTCCCGTAGTCTCCTCCGGTCAGTGGGGAGGGCAGGCGCCCGAAACCTGGCGGCGCACCCGGACCGTCGACCTGCTCTACATGGCCGGCGGCGGCGTGCAGGCGCATCCAGACGGCCCGGCGGCGGGCGTGCGCGCGCTCAGGAAGTGGTGGGATGCGGCGGTCGAGGGGATGACAATGGCGGAGGCCGCCTCGAAGCATCCCGAACTCGCGAAATCGGTCGCGAAGTTTGGCCGGCATTGA
- a CDS encoding bile acid:sodium symporter family protein — protein MNPLRKVCPLLAGISALIVIAGLGLDHTALWQAAAVAAAVSLAIGLGAVRSLKGYQFTAWILAAVVAAMMYPSAFLQWGELDLRNKWVILIVVQLVMFGMGTQMSLHDFAGVAKAPRGVLVGIVCHFSVMPIVGWTLTKVFHFEPEIAAGIILIGSCSSGLASNVMTYIAKANLPLSVTVTAVTTMVAPIMTPLLMKLLAGTLVEVRFLGLMVEIIKIVLVPIAAALIHDHLKRVTDGRRRGWMLAQIVCGIGAVMIFTAQDHAWALGQSPGLRLMLELFAFALGAVAVGVTYHQITRIFTRLDTRMPLVSMAGIVYFTTVTTAAGRDNLLKVGALLFLASMLHNAAGYFFGYWLSRGAGLDRNSARSVAFEVGLQNGGMASGLAGAMGKLATVGLAAAIFSPWMNISGSILANHWGRRPAPREKRDGEGARAEA, from the coding sequence ATGAATCCCCTTCGAAAAGTCTGCCCGCTGCTTGCCGGTATTTCCGCGCTGATCGTGATCGCCGGCCTCGGGCTTGATCACACCGCGCTGTGGCAGGCTGCGGCGGTGGCGGCTGCGGTGTCGCTGGCGATCGGCCTGGGAGCGGTGCGGTCGCTGAAAGGGTATCAGTTCACGGCCTGGATCCTTGCTGCTGTCGTCGCAGCGATGATGTATCCATCCGCGTTCCTGCAGTGGGGCGAACTCGATCTTCGCAACAAGTGGGTGATCCTGATTGTTGTGCAGCTCGTGATGTTCGGCATGGGGACTCAGATGAGCCTTCACGACTTTGCGGGGGTGGCGAAGGCGCCGCGGGGCGTGCTTGTCGGCATTGTCTGCCATTTCTCGGTGATGCCGATCGTCGGATGGACGCTGACGAAGGTCTTTCATTTCGAGCCGGAGATTGCGGCGGGCATCATTCTCATCGGATCCTGCTCGAGCGGGCTGGCCTCGAATGTGATGACGTACATTGCGAAGGCGAATCTACCCCTGTCGGTCACCGTCACGGCGGTGACGACGATGGTTGCGCCGATCATGACGCCGCTGCTGATGAAGCTGCTGGCCGGCACGCTGGTCGAGGTGAGGTTCCTGGGCCTGATGGTTGAGATCATCAAGATCGTGCTCGTACCGATAGCTGCGGCGCTGATTCACGATCACTTGAAGCGCGTGACGGACGGGCGCCGCCGCGGCTGGATGCTGGCCCAGATCGTGTGCGGGATTGGGGCCGTGATGATTTTCACGGCGCAGGACCACGCCTGGGCGCTCGGGCAGTCACCAGGCCTCCGGCTGATGCTGGAGCTTTTCGCCTTCGCCCTCGGTGCGGTCGCCGTTGGTGTGACCTACCATCAGATCACGAGGATCTTCACGCGGCTCGATACGCGGATGCCGCTCGTCTCGATGGCCGGCATTGTGTATTTCACGACGGTGACAACGGCCGCAGGCCGCGACAATCTGCTCAAGGTCGGCGCACTGCTTTTCCTGGCGTCAATGCTGCACAATGCCGCCGGGTATTTCTTCGGGTACTGGCTGAGCCGCGGTGCGGGGCTGGACAGGAATTCGGCCCGTTCCGTGGCGTTCGAGGTCGGCCTGCAGAACGGGGGCATGGCCTCCGGACTGGCCGGTGCGATGGGAAAACTCGCGACGGTCGGACTTGCGGCGGCGATATTCAGTCCCTGGATGAACATCTCCGGCTCGATCCTCGCGAACCACTGGGGCCGCCGACCCGCGCCGCGGGAGAAGCGTGATGGAGAGGGGGCTCGAGCCGAGGCGTAG